One Sphingobacteruim zhuxiongii DNA window includes the following coding sequences:
- a CDS encoding HlyD family secretion protein yields the protein METNKNTLDQIHLRSEQVNDVLENPPHWLIRWGSTVICLLIVLFFTLACIIKYPEFIQGAIVISSKNPPEKIEAAVNSKIEKIFIADQQEVKQGEPILVLQSNANYADVLKLKDMLDSIQPSSLASFPITSTSMLRLGEVQEDYTAFAKAVQNELLFAKLRPYDTEGLTAGKNINDYENRIANMKQQYAIEEAKMGLTEKNYQRSEQLQQQGVISTLELENEKIRLLEQRKNFKNTQLSLSQLEESILNFKKIQAGVQINKSKDQSNYATGSILMLEKLRKSIVQWERNYLIRASIDGKVSYLQFLGANQFVKAGTTLLSILPTNRAVIVGQMHIAAQNQGKIQKDQRVLIKLDNYKYQEFGIVTGRIQSISLTPDKDAKYYVEVALPNGLETSYHKKLNFNQELTGNADIVTEEFTLAQRILDQLRSILKYQNNG from the coding sequence TTGGAAACTAATAAAAATACATTAGATCAGATTCATCTTCGTTCAGAACAGGTGAATGATGTGTTGGAGAATCCACCGCATTGGCTGATTCGTTGGGGAAGCACGGTAATCTGTCTGCTGATTGTTTTATTCTTTACGCTGGCCTGTATCATCAAGTATCCAGAGTTTATTCAAGGTGCTATTGTCATTAGCTCGAAGAATCCGCCGGAAAAGATTGAAGCGGCAGTAAATTCTAAAATCGAGAAGATATTTATTGCCGATCAGCAAGAAGTGAAGCAGGGCGAGCCTATTCTAGTCTTGCAATCCAATGCTAATTATGCTGATGTGCTTAAGCTGAAGGATATGCTGGATAGCATCCAACCGAGTAGCTTAGCCTCCTTTCCGATTACATCGACGTCGATGCTTCGCTTAGGCGAAGTGCAGGAAGATTATACGGCCTTTGCCAAAGCAGTACAAAACGAGCTCTTGTTTGCAAAATTGAGACCATACGATACTGAAGGCCTCACAGCTGGAAAGAACATTAATGACTACGAGAACAGAATTGCCAATATGAAACAGCAATACGCGATCGAGGAAGCAAAAATGGGATTAACAGAAAAGAACTATCAACGTTCAGAGCAGCTGCAACAGCAAGGCGTTATTTCAACCTTGGAACTGGAGAACGAAAAAATAAGACTCCTAGAACAACGCAAAAACTTTAAGAATACCCAATTATCGCTGTCGCAACTTGAAGAAAGTATATTGAACTTTAAGAAGATTCAAGCTGGCGTTCAAATTAATAAATCGAAGGATCAATCGAACTATGCAACCGGTAGCATTCTCATGTTGGAAAAACTACGGAAGTCTATTGTCCAATGGGAACGCAATTACCTAATCCGTGCTTCTATTGATGGGAAAGTAAGCTATCTACAGTTTTTAGGAGCTAATCAGTTTGTTAAAGCCGGAACAACCTTACTTAGTATTTTACCAACAAATAGAGCAGTTATCGTCGGGCAGATGCATATTGCCGCTCAGAACCAAGGAAAGATCCAAAAAGATCAGCGTGTTTTGATTAAGCTGGACAACTATAAGTACCAAGAATTTGGGATAGTCACAGGACGTATACAGTCGATCTCCTTGACACCAGATAAGGACGCGAAGTATTATGTTGAAGTAGCCCTTCCAAATGGCTTAGAAACGTCCTACCACAAGAAACTAAACTTCAATCAGGAGCTGACCGGAAATGCGGATATCGTGACTGAGGAATTTACCCTTGCACAGCGTATTCTCGATCAATTGCGAAGTATTTTAAAGTATCAAAACAACGGATAG